The following proteins are encoded in a genomic region of Solea senegalensis isolate Sse05_10M linkage group LG5, IFAPA_SoseM_1, whole genome shotgun sequence:
- the vsig8b gene encoding V-set and immunoglobulin domain-containing protein 8b, with translation MELVFTTVRLKVALLFVLTIQLRTDASEAMQITSSGPQTIQKPVGVTVNLGCTYTPSPQDTGQLDIEWVDLSPDMTQKDKLILSYAGGQTHQYGDASVSRRIKFIGDPKQGDASISLSDLKITDTATYQCKVKKSPGVDMRKVTLVVMVPPSAPKCWVEGGEEKGGTVSLHCESSQGSSPLSYVWTRATGGVIPPTATQDPQSGVLLIKNHTDSNAGRYVCEAKNAVGTAQCKYELHAYNPTNKVGVIVGAVIGALLLLLLLLFLIWLLICCCHKRRYEKEISNEIREDTAAPESRPGSRASSIRSVLGYRTHHGVIYSSVRKPLQSVIYTGGKNGTPTATGTTAAPLQYDHKYGYAV, from the exons ATGGAGCTGGTGTTCACAACTGTGAGGCTAAAGGTGGCTCTGCTGTTTGTGCTCACGATCCAgctgaggacag ACGCGAGCGAGGCGATGCAGATCACATCCTCGGGGCCGCAGACCATCCAGAAACCTGTGGGGGTGACGGTCAACCTGGGGTGCACGTACACGCCCAGCCCGCAGGACACGGGACAGCTGGACATCGAGTGGGTCGACCTCAGCCCGGACATGACGCAGAAGGACAAACTG ATCTTATCCTACGCAGGCGGACAGACGCACCAGTACGGCGACGCCAGCGTCTCCAGGAGGATCAAGTTCATCGGGGACCCGAAGCAGGGAGatgcctccatctctctctcagatcTGAAGATCACAGACACGGCCACATACCAGTGTAAAGTCAAGAAATCACCGGGTGTTGACATGCGGAAAGTCACTCTGGTGGTGATGG TTCCCCCGTCGGCGCCAAAGTGTTGGGTTGAAGGTGGCGAGGAAAAAGGCGGCACCGTCTCCCTCCACTGTGAATCCTCGCAAGGATCCAGTCCTCTCTCCTACGTATGGACGAGGGCAACCGGAGGTGTCATACCGCCCACCGCAACCCAAG ACCCACAGTCTGGCGTTCTGTTGATAAAGAACCACACAGACAGCAACGCTGGGCGTTACGTGTGCGAAGCGAAAAACGCCGTCGGCACGGCTCAGTGTAAATATGAGCTGCACGCGTACAACc CGACTAATAAGGTGGGTGTGATCGTCGGGGCGGTGATCGGcgctctgctgcttctgctcctcctgctgtttcTCATCTGGCTCCtgatctgctgctgccacaAGCGCCGCTACGAGAAAGAGATCTCCAACGAAATACG AGAGGACACCGCGGCCCCGGAGAGCCGCCCCGGCAGCAGGGCCTCCAGCATCCGCTCGGTGCTGGGCTACCGCACGCACCACGGCGTGATCTACAGCTCGGTGAGGAAGCCGCTGCAGAGTGTCATCTACACGGGAGGGAAGAACGGCACGCCAACCGCCACCGGAACCACAGCGGCACCCCTCCAGTACGACCATAAATACGGATACGCGGTGTAG
- the LOC122769926 gene encoding taste receptor type 2 member 19, with amino-acid sequence MLGTNKLALWVCTGAFAVTTVFFNTCIFLMNLMKYKKEKKWSPSETIIMALTAASVLHQLLCYFWMTMDEVDVECRVAQTTYAVLLVMTLSLKFTIMWDTGFLTFYYSVKLVTTPNACYTQIQTIILKHVTMVAFLIPLCGLSTCMPMLAVFHVDNQTSGNVDCGVLVPDTIAGNIYEIIYLLLADVLPGVLMAKCCISISVNLALHLRHMKASTNGAHRPKLGSQMRVIQMALSIVFIYAVFFAVDIYVNYQIVVNHENAINLTFLFTSIYTTGTAVVLIYGKRTQWKLLLHDFNVFVDEYPCLACLKVAEQKTKPSTPVKIKS; translated from the coding sequence ATGCTGGGAACAAACAAATTGGCGCTGTGGGTGTGTACGGGTGCGTTCGCTGTCACCACGGTTTTCTTCAATACTTGCATCTTCTTAATGAATCTGATGAAAtacaagaaggagaagaagtggagTCCCAGTGAAACCATCATCATGGCTCTGACCGCGGCCAGCGTGCTTCACCAGCTGCTCTGTTACTTCTGGATGACCATGGACGAGGTGGACGTGGAGTGTCGCGTCGCGCAGACGACCTACGCGGTCCTCCTGGTCATGACCTTGAGCCTCAAGTTCACCATCATGTGGGACACGGGCTTCCTCACCTTCTACTACAGCGTGAAGCTGGTGACCACACCCAACGCCTGCTACACGCAGATCCAGACCATCATCCTCAAACATGTGACCATGGTGGCGTTTCTCATCCCCCTGTGTGGCCTGAGCACCTGCATGCCGATGCTCGCGGTGTTCCACGTCGACAACCAGACGAGTGGGAACGTAGACTGCGGCGTCTTGGTGCCGGACACGATCGCGGGCAATATCTACGAAATCATCTACCTGCTCTTGGCTGACGTTCTCCCGGGCGTGCTCATGGCCAAATGCTGCATCTCCATCTCGGTCAACCTGGCGTTGCACCTCCGCCACATGAAGGCCAGCACCAACGGCGCTCACCGCCCAAAGCTGGGCTCTCAGATGAGAGTCATCCAGATGGCTTTGTCCATCGTGTTCATCTACGCCGTCTTCTTCGCGGTGGACATATACGTGAACTACCAGATCGTCGTGAACCACGAGAACGCCATCAACCTCACGTTCCTCTTCACGTCCATATACACGACCGGCACGGCCGTGGTGCTCATCTACGGGAAGAGGACTCagtggaagctgctgctgcacgatTTCAACGTCTTCGTGGACGAATATCCGTGTTTGGCTTGTTTGAAGGTGGCGGAGCAAAAGACCAAACCCAGCACTCctgtgaaaataaaaagctAA